AAAAACCTCGCATATTGGAGTATCTCTCCGTAAAGAGGTGGTAAGATTATATACTCTTTCTGAGCCTATTTTTTTGATTTCCATAACACAACTTCCTTCAGTACCTTCAACACGAATCCATGACTTGCCTGATGGAGAATCCTGATCAGGGCTATTAAGCCAAGAATTCTCCACAAGTAATGTAGTAGGGATGTGTCCTTCTTCACCTAAGACTATACTAACCAAGCTTCTGAGATCAATAGGAGTGGGAATGGGCTCACCAGAGATTTGTTGACCCGGCTTCGAATACTCGATTGAAAGGGTTTTGAGAGAGATAATTTCTTTATGAGGGCCCGCAAGATAAAGAGAGAGTCCTATTGTATGAGGACCCCAATCATAGAGCACCCCACCTCCAGATTTGGATTTATCAATTCTCCACAAAGGCGCGTCTCTCCATTTTGCTGGTCCTGGATTCGCCATACATGTTTCAATGAGGATTGTATCCCCGATCGCTCCATGTTGGATTTTATCCTTAAGATGGTTTATAGGAGGATAATACATATAATTATCTAAGTATCGGACATTTTCTTCAAATAATGAGTTATAACAAGGTAATAAGTCTTGAAGTGCTGCTAGATCAGAGGTAATCGGTTTCTCTAAGATGGCCTTCTTGCCGTTTCTAATAATATCCATGACTAAATCAATATGAGTGTAAGGGGGTGTTGTTACTAGGAGTACATCGCTCTGCGAGAGAATCTCTTCTTTATTAGAAACGGTTCGAAGTTGTTTATAAAATTTCCTTGCTCGTTCTTGAGCGGAAGGAAAGAAAGGATTATAAGACCTTTGGAATAAGCCTTCATCTAACCAGCTTTCAAAGTTATGCAGGGTTCTGTCGAGAGCTTGGGGATCTAGATCAAGTAGAGTAACTCCCTCTACAGTATCCAAGAAAGGTAAGATAGGAAGATAGGCATCATGCATAATTTGACCTGTACCAATAATACCAAAACGTATGCCGCTCATCAAAAAGTCTCCTCGATTAAGACTAATGACAATTCGGATATAGAATTGCCTCCAAAAAGCGCGGCTAATTTTCTAACTTTAGCTGCATAATTACTAAAGAGATTAAAATCCCCTTCTGCTAAAGCTTGCGCACCAAGAA
This Candidatus Nanoarchaeia archaeon DNA region includes the following protein-coding sequences:
- a CDS encoding Gfo/Idh/MocA family oxidoreductase encodes the protein MSGIRFGIIGTGQIMHDAYLPILPFLDTVEGVTLLDLDPQALDRTLHNFESWLDEGLFQRSYNPFFPSAQERARKFYKQLRTVSNKEEILSQSDVLLVTTPPYTHIDLVMDIIRNGKKAILEKPITSDLAALQDLLPCYNSLFEENVRYLDNYMYYPPINHLKDKIQHGAIGDTILIETCMANPGPAKWRDAPLWRIDKSKSGGGVLYDWGPHTIGLSLYLAGPHKEIISLKTLSIEYSKPGQQISGEPIPTPIDLRSLVSIVLGEEGHIPTTLLVENSWLNSPDQDSPSGKSWIRVEGTEGSCVMEIKKIGSERVYNLTTSLRRDTPICEVFRPHFPHDSFFYGLDTILRTWSDKIPPKQSTFSFGLKILKIIHQVTQAQ